The proteins below come from a single Caulobacter segnis ATCC 21756 genomic window:
- a CDS encoding ATP-binding protein, translating into MASDEHTAQDQASVIAADTSHPTKALHSRAFLDAVVESVPAMLVVKDGKDGRFVLINRTGEELLGVPREMLIGRSDADFFPADQAAAFAEMDRRVLDSDRVWVIDEEPLSTPHNGDRWLQTKKIAIPGEGDEKLLLIVSEDITERKKSAAALEAALQSAQAASIAKTEFLANMSHEIRTPLNGVLGMAQVLAQTELTARQREMMDVILNSGRVLNALLSDILDLAKVEAGEVEVETAPFSLRTSIGASAATFEGLAHQKGLTFSLDFGPGFQDRVVGDALKLSQIVNNLISNAVKFTNEGGVAVRAETRRAQDGAVELTVEVEDSGEGFSPEVQASLFERFVQGDGSITRRFGGSGLGLSIALRFAKLMDGDITCQSTPGEGATFRFTARLAPAQAEAPAPVRRAAPTPPIERLRVLFAEDHPTNQRVVELMLGETADLVVVENGEVALQAFESQTFDIVLMDTQMPVMDGLTAIRAIRAREQAQDGGRIPIISLTANAMPHQVEACLQAGADLHLAKPITVAALFESIAAAAELAAQTGEMGRAAGALSASER; encoded by the coding sequence ATGGCCTCAGACGAACACACCGCCCAAGATCAGGCTTCGGTGATCGCCGCGGACACCTCCCACCCGACCAAGGCCCTGCACTCCCGCGCGTTCCTCGACGCCGTGGTCGAGAGCGTGCCGGCCATGCTCGTGGTCAAGGACGGCAAGGATGGCCGGTTCGTCCTGATCAACCGAACGGGCGAGGAACTGCTAGGCGTTCCACGCGAGATGCTCATCGGCCGAAGCGACGCCGATTTCTTCCCCGCCGACCAAGCGGCCGCTTTCGCCGAGATGGACCGCAGGGTTTTGGACAGCGATCGCGTCTGGGTGATCGACGAGGAGCCGCTCAGCACGCCGCACAACGGCGACCGCTGGCTGCAGACCAAGAAGATCGCCATCCCCGGCGAAGGCGACGAAAAGCTGCTGCTGATCGTCAGCGAGGACATCACCGAGCGAAAGAAGTCCGCCGCGGCGCTGGAGGCCGCGCTGCAAAGCGCCCAAGCCGCCAGCATCGCCAAAACCGAATTCCTGGCCAATATGAGCCACGAAATCCGCACGCCGCTGAACGGCGTGTTGGGCATGGCGCAGGTGCTGGCGCAGACCGAGCTTACCGCCCGCCAGCGCGAGATGATGGACGTGATCCTGAACTCGGGCCGCGTGCTCAACGCGCTGCTCAGCGACATTCTCGACCTGGCCAAGGTTGAGGCCGGCGAAGTCGAGGTGGAAACCGCCCCGTTCAGCCTTCGCACCAGTATCGGAGCGTCGGCGGCCACTTTCGAAGGCCTGGCGCACCAGAAGGGCCTGACCTTCTCGCTCGACTTCGGGCCGGGCTTCCAGGACCGCGTCGTCGGCGACGCCCTGAAGCTGAGCCAGATCGTCAACAACCTGATCAGCAATGCGGTGAAGTTCACCAACGAGGGCGGCGTGGCCGTCCGCGCCGAGACCCGTCGGGCTCAGGACGGCGCCGTCGAGCTGACGGTCGAGGTCGAGGATAGCGGCGAAGGCTTCTCGCCCGAGGTGCAGGCCAGTCTGTTCGAGCGCTTCGTCCAGGGCGACGGCTCGATCACGAGACGGTTTGGCGGGTCGGGACTTGGCCTGTCGATCGCCCTGCGCTTCGCGAAACTCATGGACGGCGACATCACTTGCCAATCGACGCCGGGCGAGGGCGCGACCTTCCGCTTCACCGCCCGGCTCGCGCCGGCGCAGGCCGAGGCGCCAGCGCCGGTCCGCCGCGCCGCGCCCACGCCGCCAATCGAGCGGCTTCGCGTGCTGTTCGCCGAGGATCATCCCACCAACCAGCGCGTGGTCGAGTTGATGCTGGGCGAGACCGCCGACTTGGTCGTGGTCGAGAACGGCGAGGTCGCCCTTCAGGCCTTCGAGAGCCAGACGTTCGATATCGTTCTGATGGACACCCAGATGCCGGTGATGGATGGGCTGACGGCCATCCGCGCCATCCGTGCACGCGAACAAGCGCAGGACGGCGGCCGCATCCCAATCATATCCCTGACCGCGAACGCCATGCCGCACCAGGTGGAGGCCTGCCTGCAGGCCGGCGCCGACCTGCACCTGGCCAAGCCGATCACGGTGGCCGCCCTGTTCGAGAGCATCGCCGCGGCGGCGGAGCTGGCGGCCCAAACGGGCGAGATGGGCCGCGCCGCCGGAGCCTTGAGCGCATCCGAGCGCTGA
- the phoB gene encoding phosphate regulon transcriptional regulator PhoB, with protein sequence MTPYVLVVEDEDALATLLHYNLDKEGYRVAVAGDGEEALTLASERAPDLVILDWMLPKVSGIEVCRRLRGRAETRNVPIIMLTARGEESDRIRGLDTGADDYVVKPFSMVELTARVRAVMRRIRPGLADDRITVGDIVIDRVAHRVKRNGKEIHLGPTEFRLLDYLMQHPGRVFSREQLLDAVWGSDVYVEARTVDVHIGRLRKALNGSSDGDPIRTVRSAGYSLDLDAA encoded by the coding sequence GTGACTCCCTACGTCCTGGTGGTCGAAGACGAAGACGCCCTGGCCACCCTGCTCCACTACAATCTCGACAAGGAAGGCTACCGCGTCGCCGTCGCCGGCGATGGCGAGGAAGCCCTGACCCTGGCCAGCGAACGCGCGCCGGACCTCGTGATCCTCGACTGGATGCTGCCCAAGGTGTCGGGCATCGAGGTCTGCCGCCGCCTGCGCGGCCGGGCCGAGACCCGCAATGTGCCGATCATCATGCTGACGGCGCGCGGCGAGGAGAGCGATCGCATCCGCGGCCTCGACACCGGCGCCGATGACTACGTGGTCAAGCCGTTCTCGATGGTCGAGCTGACCGCCCGCGTCCGGGCCGTCATGCGCCGCATCCGTCCGGGCCTGGCCGACGACCGCATCACGGTCGGCGACATCGTGATCGACCGCGTCGCCCACCGCGTGAAGCGGAACGGCAAGGAGATCCACCTGGGCCCGACCGAGTTCCGCCTGCTCGACTATCTGATGCAGCACCCGGGCCGGGTGTTCAGCCGCGAACAGCTGCTGGACGCGGTCTGGGGTTCGGACGTCTATGTCGAGGCCCGCACGGTCGACGTCCACATCGGCCGCCTGCGCAAGGCGCTCAACGGCTCGTCCGACGGCGACCCGATCCGCACCGTGCGCTCGGCCGGCTATTCGCTGGACCTGGACGCGGCCTAG
- the phoU gene encoding phosphate signaling complex protein PhoU — MTEHTVKSYGEELAHLTAEVTRMGGIAESQVADCIAAIARRDGPLAQAVVQGDERLDALQAEIERKAFRLIALRQPMAVDLRHAVAALKISMSLERCGDMAKNIGKRALILTEADPMTALTRSIERMGKLVQGRLKDVLDAYTTSDLQRAIGVWSRDEEVDEHYNSIFRELLTYMMGDPRTINACAHLLFVAKNLERIGDHATNIAEIIHFELTGEELVSQRPKLDVVAQ, encoded by the coding sequence ATGACCGAACATACCGTCAAATCCTACGGCGAAGAGCTGGCCCACCTGACCGCGGAAGTGACGCGGATGGGCGGCATCGCCGAAAGCCAAGTCGCCGACTGCATCGCCGCCATCGCTCGCCGCGACGGCCCGCTGGCCCAGGCCGTGGTCCAGGGCGACGAGCGCCTGGACGCCCTGCAGGCCGAGATCGAGCGCAAGGCCTTCCGCCTGATCGCCCTGCGCCAGCCGATGGCCGTGGACCTGCGCCACGCCGTCGCCGCCCTGAAGATCTCGATGAGCCTGGAACGCTGCGGCGACATGGCCAAGAACATCGGCAAGCGCGCGCTGATCCTGACCGAGGCCGACCCGATGACCGCCCTGACCCGCTCGATCGAGCGGATGGGCAAGCTGGTCCAGGGCCGCCTCAAGGACGTGCTCGACGCCTACACCACCTCGGACCTGCAGCGCGCCATCGGCGTGTGGAGCCGCGACGAGGAAGTGGACGAGCACTACAACTCGATCTTCCGCGAGCTGCTGACCTACATGATGGGCGACCCGCGCACGATCAACGCCTGCGCTCATCTGCTGTTCGTGGCCAAGAACCTGGAACGCATCGGCGACCACGCCACCAACATCGCCGAGATCATCCACTTCGAGCTGACGGGCGAGGAACTGGTGTCCCAGCGTCCCAAGCTCGACGTCGTTGCGCAGTAA
- the pstB gene encoding phosphate ABC transporter ATP-binding protein PstB: protein MTVQSPDDTAGTPVIQTAVPPASAAAPVGEPKIKARDVKVFYGDKQALFDVNIDIPAKSVTAFIGPSGCGKSTFLRCINRMNDTIPSARVEGSIEIDGADVNARSVDPVVLRSRVGMVFQKPNPFPKTIFENVAYGPRIHGLATGKVELEAIVESSLKKAGLWNEVADRLHQPGTGLSGGQQQRLVIARAIAVSPEVILMDEPCSALDPIATAKIEELIDELRSQFCIVIVTHSMAQAARVSQRTAFFHLGKLVESGPTEEMFTNPRDSRTQDYITGRFG from the coding sequence ATGACCGTCCAAAGCCCCGACGACACCGCCGGCACCCCGGTGATCCAGACCGCCGTGCCTCCGGCCAGCGCCGCCGCCCCGGTTGGCGAGCCCAAGATCAAGGCCCGCGACGTCAAGGTGTTCTACGGCGACAAGCAGGCGCTGTTCGACGTCAACATCGACATCCCGGCCAAGTCCGTGACCGCCTTCATCGGCCCGTCGGGCTGCGGCAAGTCGACCTTCCTGCGCTGCATCAACCGCATGAACGACACGATCCCCTCGGCCCGCGTCGAGGGCTCGATCGAGATCGACGGCGCCGACGTCAACGCTCGCAGCGTCGACCCGGTCGTCCTGCGCTCGCGCGTCGGCATGGTGTTCCAGAAGCCGAACCCGTTCCCCAAGACGATCTTCGAGAACGTCGCCTACGGCCCGCGCATCCACGGCCTGGCCACCGGCAAGGTCGAGCTGGAAGCCATCGTCGAGAGCAGCCTGAAGAAGGCCGGTCTCTGGAACGAAGTCGCCGATCGCCTGCACCAGCCCGGCACGGGCCTCTCGGGCGGTCAGCAGCAGCGCCTCGTGATCGCCCGCGCGATCGCCGTGTCGCCCGAAGTGATCCTGATGGACGAGCCCTGCTCGGCCCTCGACCCGATCGCCACCGCCAAGATCGAGGAGCTGATCGACGAGCTGCGCAGCCAGTTCTGCATCGTCATCGTCACCCACTCGATGGCCCAGGCCGCCCGCGTCTCGCAGCGCACGGCCTTCTTCCACCTCGGCAAGCTGGTCGAGAGCGGCCCGACCGAGGAGATGTTCACCAATCCTCGCGACAGCCGCACGCAAGACTACATCACCGGCCGCTTCGGCTGA
- the pstA gene encoding phosphate ABC transporter permease PstA, with protein sequence MTDATLGAAAPRSAFSAADDRLKKRHRAERLFKAQGVAAIIIAMVFLVVLVGRIVAQGYTTFETHTLSVPVYLNPDRIDTSDLSGVNYDYIVAEAVMKKLGVQDDDLGTVSTKVQDLVSRDFGFQLLNKLKADQSLIGKTIDVSGPLKADADLYFKGELKRSTAEGDRKLDNQQLDWLDQLQKAGAIKSGFNFAFFTNSDSTEPEQAGVLGAVVGSAMMLIITALIAVPVGVMAAVYLEEFAPKNRWTDVIEVNINNLAAVPSIVYGLLGLALFINWLNVPRSSPLVGGLVLALMALPTVIIATRSALKAVPPSIREAALGVGASKTQTVFHHVLPLAMPGVMTGAILSLAHALGETAPLLMIGMVSFVPGVPEGFTGAATVLPVQVFIWENASERAFHERTAAAIIVLLVFMIIMNAAAVILRRRFERRW encoded by the coding sequence ATGACTGACGCGACCCTCGGCGCGGCCGCCCCGCGCTCGGCCTTCTCGGCCGCCGACGACCGTCTGAAGAAGCGTCACCGCGCCGAGCGCCTGTTCAAGGCCCAAGGCGTCGCCGCGATCATCATCGCCATGGTGTTCCTGGTGGTGCTGGTGGGCCGCATCGTGGCCCAGGGCTACACGACGTTCGAGACCCACACCCTGAGCGTGCCGGTCTATCTGAACCCGGACCGCATCGACACGTCCGACCTGTCGGGCGTCAACTACGACTACATCGTCGCCGAGGCGGTGATGAAGAAGCTGGGCGTGCAGGACGACGACCTGGGCACGGTCTCGACCAAGGTCCAGGACCTGGTCTCGCGCGACTTCGGCTTCCAACTGCTGAACAAGCTGAAGGCCGACCAGAGCCTGATCGGCAAGACGATCGACGTCTCCGGCCCGCTGAAGGCCGACGCCGACCTCTATTTCAAGGGCGAGTTGAAGCGCTCGACCGCCGAGGGCGACCGCAAGCTGGACAACCAGCAGCTCGATTGGCTGGACCAGCTGCAAAAGGCCGGCGCGATCAAGTCGGGCTTCAACTTCGCCTTCTTCACCAACTCCGACTCGACCGAGCCCGAACAGGCCGGCGTGCTGGGCGCGGTAGTCGGCTCGGCCATGATGCTGATCATCACCGCCCTGATCGCGGTGCCGGTGGGCGTGATGGCCGCCGTCTATCTGGAAGAGTTCGCCCCGAAGAACCGCTGGACCGACGTCATCGAGGTGAACATCAACAACCTCGCGGCCGTGCCCTCGATCGTCTACGGCCTCCTGGGCCTGGCGCTGTTCATCAACTGGCTGAACGTGCCGCGCAGCTCGCCGCTGGTTGGCGGTCTCGTGCTGGCCCTGATGGCCCTGCCGACGGTGATCATCGCCACCCGCTCGGCCCTGAAGGCCGTGCCGCCCTCGATCCGCGAGGCCGCCCTGGGCGTCGGCGCGTCGAAGACCCAGACGGTCTTCCACCACGTGCTGCCGCTGGCCATGCCCGGCGTGATGACCGGCGCGATCCTGTCGTTGGCCCACGCCCTGGGCGAGACCGCTCCGCTGCTGATGATCGGCATGGTCTCGTTCGTGCCCGGCGTGCCCGAAGGCTTCACCGGCGCCGCCACCGTCCTGCCGGTGCAGGTGTTCATCTGGGAGAATGCGTCCGAACGCGCCTTCCACGAGCGCACCGCCGCGGCCATCATCGTCCTTCTCGTCTTCATGATCATCATGAACGCCGCGGCCGTCATCCTGCGCCGCCGCTTCGAGCGCCGCTGGTAG
- the pstC gene encoding phosphate ABC transporter permease subunit PstC gives MLTWLSLLILALFSGAAFVAGRRRAVATAGGRARVLHSLPDYYGTYAALWAGVPAALLLLLGVMFGGRVEDAILQSSRPAAVQALEVDRQDVFYSDARAIAAGKSPSEVTYEGELKTALDAKVAEAKRIETVLKVGVLGASAVLALAGFLLAFPRISAEFRARNRVEGWIGVVLIGCSVAAVLTTLGIVLSLVWESWRFFQSVNPISFLFGTEWSPQIAMRADQVASAGAFGAVPLFAGTFLIMLIAMLVAAPIGLYSAIYLSEYANRGVRGVVKPLLEILAGVPTVVYGFFAALTVGPLFRAGFNAIGAALPPGPIATYLMEVQNQMALVAGVVMGIMLIPFVSSLSDDIINAVPQSLRDGSYAMGATKSETVKKVVLPAALPGIMAAMLLAISRAVGETMIVTMAAGLQAKLTVNPLDTVTTVTVQIVTLLTGDQEFDSPKTLSAFGLGLTLFVVTLCLNIIALRIVQKYREQYD, from the coding sequence ATGCTGACCTGGCTTTCGCTCCTTATCCTGGCGCTGTTCTCGGGCGCGGCCTTCGTGGCCGGCCGCCGTCGCGCCGTGGCCACCGCGGGAGGACGCGCGCGCGTCCTCCATTCCTTGCCGGACTACTACGGGACCTATGCGGCCCTGTGGGCCGGCGTACCCGCCGCCCTCCTGCTGCTGCTGGGCGTGATGTTCGGCGGTCGCGTCGAGGACGCGATCCTGCAGTCCAGCCGTCCCGCCGCCGTGCAGGCGCTGGAGGTCGACCGCCAGGACGTCTTCTATAGCGACGCCCGCGCGATCGCCGCCGGCAAGTCGCCCAGCGAGGTGACCTACGAAGGCGAGCTGAAGACCGCGCTGGACGCCAAGGTCGCCGAGGCCAAGCGCATCGAGACCGTCCTGAAGGTCGGCGTCCTGGGCGCCTCGGCGGTGCTGGCCCTGGCCGGCTTCCTGCTGGCGTTCCCGCGCATCTCCGCAGAATTCCGCGCCCGCAACCGGGTCGAAGGCTGGATCGGCGTGGTGCTGATCGGCTGCTCGGTCGCCGCCGTGCTGACCACCCTGGGCATCGTGCTGTCGCTGGTCTGGGAAAGCTGGCGCTTCTTCCAGAGCGTCAATCCGATCTCGTTCCTGTTCGGGACCGAGTGGAGCCCGCAGATCGCCATGCGCGCCGACCAGGTCGCCTCGGCGGGCGCCTTCGGCGCGGTGCCGCTGTTCGCCGGCACCTTCCTGATCATGCTGATCGCCATGCTGGTCGCCGCGCCGATCGGCCTCTATTCGGCGATCTACCTGTCGGAATACGCCAACCGCGGCGTGCGCGGCGTGGTCAAGCCGCTGCTCGAGATCCTGGCCGGCGTCCCGACCGTGGTCTATGGCTTCTTCGCCGCCCTGACCGTCGGTCCGCTGTTCCGCGCCGGCTTCAACGCCATCGGCGCGGCCCTGCCGCCCGGTCCGATCGCCACCTACCTGATGGAAGTCCAGAACCAGATGGCCCTGGTGGCCGGGGTGGTGATGGGGATCATGCTGATCCCGTTCGTCTCCTCGCTGTCGGACGACATCATCAACGCCGTGCCGCAAAGCCTGCGCGACGGCAGCTACGCCATGGGCGCCACCAAGTCGGAGACGGTCAAGAAGGTCGTCCTGCCGGCCGCCCTGCCGGGCATCATGGCCGCCATGCTGCTGGCGATCTCCCGCGCCGTCGGCGAGACCATGATCGTGACCATGGCCGCCGGCCTGCAGGCCAAGCTGACCGTCAATCCGCTCGACACCGTGACCACCGTCACCGTCCAGATCGTCACCCTGCTCACCGGCGACCAGGAATTCGACAGCCCCAAGACCCTGTCGGCCTTCGGTCTCGGCCTCACCCTCTTCGTGGTGACGCTGTGCCTGAACATCATCGCCCTGCGCATCGTCCAGAAGTACCGGGAACAATATGACTGA
- a CDS encoding sensor histidine kinase encodes MPLANTSPEGSESRRPSAFWPVLVGPGAILGLMAVGMAQPFPAAVAATAAAGAGYWLAKRDQARQAPAATGAPLAPVAATEAIPPFAAILDRLPDPLMVIAAEEADDLTGRRFLFANAAARELFKIQHPGQLLVTAVRNPRVLEAVDEALFGGLEGVAEFETGGTQGRAWLAYVRPLKDAPGRSRLALLALRDETDARRSERTRADFLANASHELRTPLASLSGFIETLRGHAKDDPGARDKFLAIMLAQAERMSRLIDDLMSLSRIELNEHIAPLGRVDLAMAAVDVIDALAPQAKDKAVTFDPVLPPRGGAVVDGDRDQIIQVIQNLIDNAIKYTPKGGTVRVEIFPGLSAEAAATPRDSAAPRMSLLTPDHDPAERYAVLRVTDRGPGIAREHLPRLTERFYRVEGQKSGERSGTGLGLAIVKHIMNRHRGGLSVESVKGEGATFSVYLPMARAGVEAVPPAGAPAPSEA; translated from the coding sequence ATGCCGCTGGCGAACACGTCCCCCGAAGGTTCGGAGAGTCGCCGCCCTAGCGCCTTCTGGCCCGTGCTCGTGGGCCCGGGCGCCATCCTCGGCCTGATGGCCGTCGGCATGGCCCAGCCGTTTCCGGCGGCCGTCGCCGCCACGGCCGCCGCCGGCGCCGGCTATTGGCTGGCGAAGCGCGACCAGGCGCGCCAAGCGCCGGCGGCTACAGGCGCGCCGCTCGCGCCCGTCGCGGCGACGGAGGCGATCCCGCCCTTCGCGGCCATTCTCGACCGGTTGCCCGATCCGCTGATGGTGATCGCGGCCGAAGAGGCCGACGATCTGACCGGCCGACGCTTCCTGTTCGCCAACGCCGCCGCGCGCGAACTCTTCAAGATTCAGCATCCCGGCCAGCTGCTGGTCACGGCGGTTCGCAACCCGCGTGTGCTGGAAGCCGTCGACGAGGCCCTGTTCGGGGGGCTGGAGGGCGTGGCCGAGTTCGAGACCGGCGGAACCCAGGGGCGCGCCTGGCTGGCCTATGTGCGGCCGTTGAAGGACGCCCCCGGCCGTTCTCGCCTGGCTCTGCTGGCCTTGCGCGACGAGACCGACGCGCGGCGCAGCGAGCGCACGCGCGCCGACTTCCTGGCCAACGCCAGCCACGAGCTGCGCACCCCGCTGGCCTCGCTGTCAGGCTTCATCGAGACCCTGCGCGGCCACGCCAAGGACGACCCGGGCGCGCGCGACAAGTTCCTGGCCATCATGCTGGCCCAGGCCGAGCGGATGTCGCGCCTGATCGACGACCTGATGAGCCTGTCGCGGATCGAGCTGAACGAGCACATCGCGCCGCTCGGTCGCGTTGACCTAGCCATGGCCGCCGTCGACGTGATCGACGCCCTGGCGCCGCAGGCCAAGGACAAGGCCGTGACCTTTGATCCCGTGCTGCCGCCACGCGGCGGAGCGGTGGTCGATGGCGACCGCGACCAGATCATCCAGGTGATCCAGAACCTGATCGACAACGCCATCAAGTATACGCCCAAGGGCGGGACGGTGCGGGTCGAGATCTTCCCTGGCCTGTCCGCCGAGGCGGCCGCCACGCCGCGCGACTCCGCCGCCCCCCGCATGTCGTTGCTAACGCCCGACCACGATCCGGCCGAACGCTACGCCGTCCTGCGCGTCACCGACCGCGGCCCGGGCATCGCGCGCGAGCACCTGCCGCGACTGACCGAGCGCTTCTATCGGGTCGAGGGCCAGAAGAGCGGCGAGCGATCCGGCACCGGCCTTGGCCTGGCGATCGTCAAGCACATCATGAACCGCCACCGGGGCGGCCTGAGCGTGGAGAGCGTGAAGGGCGAAGGCGCGACCTTCAGCGTCTATCTCCCGATGGCCCGGGCCGGCGTCGAAGCGGTTCCGCCGGCCGGCGCGCCCGCCCCTTCGGAGGCCTGA
- a CDS encoding OprO/OprP family phosphate-selective porin → MIKPTKIVFRAALIAGVSLLATAGAASAQTAAPTPEEAAARIAALEAQLAALQQQVADLKASTTASFKDVRATQSATTVSIAGGKPTIASGDGAYSATLHGVMQLDTAHYFQDKGLPAVIGNGRDLNNGTNFRRARLGVDGKFAKVFDYSILLDFGGAGTDGSGVLQELYLQYNYAPFKVRVGAFAPNLGLEDAASTNGSLFPERPSPAEAARGLAGADRRIALQAQTVGERWILSGAVTGAKAGDGQTFDEQLGYLARLAGTPFKGQDWLIHVGANASVVATPAQTAALSGAYPITIQDRPELRVDGQQLIGTGAIDAKGARHYGLELAAQKANFLIQGEYFDYKIDRRNPAAGVSDPKFTGWYVEGGWVLTGEARKYNAANFAFDAPAITNPFDPKKGKWGAWELAARYSVLDLNHHENATLAADRVRGGEQTIWTAGLNWFPNSVTKFSLDYLDVDIDRKDPAGGLLPLSQSYQAINFRSQFAF, encoded by the coding sequence ATGATCAAGCCAACCAAGATCGTCTTCCGCGCCGCGCTGATCGCCGGCGTCTCCCTGCTGGCCACCGCCGGCGCGGCTTCCGCCCAGACGGCGGCGCCGACGCCCGAGGAGGCCGCCGCGCGCATCGCCGCGCTCGAGGCTCAACTGGCCGCGCTGCAGCAGCAGGTCGCCGACCTGAAGGCCTCGACCACCGCCAGCTTCAAGGATGTCCGCGCCACCCAGAGCGCCACGACCGTCAGCATCGCCGGCGGCAAGCCGACCATCGCCTCGGGCGACGGCGCCTACAGCGCCACCCTGCACGGCGTGATGCAGCTCGACACCGCCCACTACTTCCAGGACAAGGGCCTGCCGGCGGTGATCGGCAACGGCCGCGACCTGAACAACGGGACCAACTTCCGCCGCGCCCGCCTCGGCGTCGACGGCAAGTTCGCCAAGGTGTTCGACTATTCGATCCTGCTGGACTTCGGCGGCGCCGGCACCGACGGCTCGGGCGTGCTGCAGGAGCTGTACCTCCAGTACAATTACGCCCCGTTCAAGGTTCGCGTCGGCGCTTTCGCCCCGAACCTTGGCCTCGAGGACGCCGCCTCGACGAACGGCTCGCTATTCCCCGAGCGCCCCTCCCCCGCGGAAGCCGCCCGGGGCCTGGCCGGCGCCGATCGCCGGATCGCCCTGCAGGCCCAGACCGTGGGCGAGCGCTGGATCCTGTCCGGCGCCGTGACCGGGGCCAAGGCCGGCGACGGCCAGACCTTCGACGAGCAGCTCGGCTATCTTGCGCGCCTGGCGGGCACGCCGTTCAAAGGCCAGGACTGGCTGATCCATGTCGGCGCGAACGCAAGCGTCGTGGCCACGCCCGCCCAGACCGCGGCCCTCAGCGGCGCCTATCCGATCACCATCCAGGATCGCCCGGAGCTTCGCGTCGACGGCCAGCAGCTGATCGGCACGGGCGCGATCGACGCCAAGGGCGCGCGCCACTACGGCCTGGAACTGGCGGCCCAGAAGGCCAATTTCCTGATCCAGGGCGAGTACTTCGACTACAAGATCGATCGCCGCAATCCGGCCGCTGGGGTCAGCGATCCCAAGTTCACGGGCTGGTACGTGGAAGGAGGCTGGGTGCTGACCGGCGAGGCCCGCAAGTACAACGCCGCCAACTTCGCGTTCGACGCCCCGGCGATCACCAACCCCTTCGATCCGAAGAAGGGCAAGTGGGGCGCCTGGGAGCTGGCCGCGCGCTACTCGGTCCTCGACCTCAACCACCACGAAAACGCCACCCTGGCCGCCGATCGCGTGCGGGGCGGCGAGCAGACCATCTGGACAGCCGGCCTGAACTGGTTCCCCAATTCGGTGACCAAGTTCTCGCTCGACTATCTGGATGTCGACATCGACCGCAAGGATCCGGCCGGCGGCCTCCTGCCGCTCAGCCAAAGCTATCAGGCGATCAACTTCCGCAGCCAGTTCGCGTTCTAG
- a CDS encoding sulfate ABC transporter substrate-binding protein — MSDTLKAPSRRGLMAGAGAGAATLMAGGLAHAQAKPVTLLNVSYDPTRELYKDVNAAYAKYWKEKVGQTLTINQSHGGSGKQARSVIDGLQADVVTLALAYDIDEIAARAKLLPANWQSRLPQNSTPYTSTIVFLVRKGNPWKIKDWPDLIKPGVDVITPNPKTSGGARWNYLAAWAWALKQPGGNAAKAETYLRNLFDHVPVLDTGARGATTTFTQRGIGDVLLAWENEAFLAQEELPGKFDIVYPSISILAEPPVALVDKNVDRHKTRTVAEGYLNFLYSPLAQDLIGKNHYRPRNAAVAAKYANKFKQIPLVTIDDTFGGWKKAQATHFADGGVFDKIYQPK; from the coding sequence ATGAGCGACACCCTCAAAGCTCCCTCTCGACGCGGCTTGATGGCCGGCGCCGGCGCCGGGGCCGCGACCTTGATGGCGGGCGGCCTAGCCCACGCCCAGGCCAAGCCGGTCACCCTGCTGAACGTCAGCTACGACCCGACCCGCGAGCTCTACAAGGACGTCAACGCCGCCTACGCCAAGTACTGGAAGGAAAAGGTCGGCCAGACCCTGACGATCAACCAGAGCCACGGCGGCTCGGGCAAGCAGGCCCGCTCCGTGATCGATGGCCTGCAGGCCGACGTGGTCACGCTTGCGCTCGCGTATGACATCGACGAGATCGCCGCGAGGGCCAAGCTGCTGCCCGCCAACTGGCAGTCGCGCCTGCCGCAGAACTCGACGCCCTACACCTCGACGATCGTGTTCCTGGTCCGCAAGGGCAATCCCTGGAAGATCAAGGACTGGCCGGACCTGATCAAGCCGGGCGTCGACGTCATCACGCCGAACCCGAAGACCTCGGGCGGGGCCCGCTGGAACTATCTGGCGGCCTGGGCCTGGGCGCTGAAACAGCCGGGCGGCAACGCCGCCAAGGCCGAGACCTATCTGCGCAACCTGTTCGACCACGTGCCGGTGCTGGACACCGGCGCGCGGGGCGCGACGACCACCTTCACCCAACGCGGGATCGGCGACGTCCTGCTGGCCTGGGAGAACGAGGCGTTCCTGGCCCAGGAGGAGCTGCCGGGCAAGTTCGACATCGTCTATCCGTCGATCTCGATCCTGGCCGAGCCGCCGGTGGCCCTGGTCGACAAGAACGTCGACCGCCACAAGACCCGCACGGTGGCCGAGGGGTATCTCAACTTCCTCTACAGCCCGCTGGCCCAGGATCTGATCGGCAAGAACCACTATCGCCCGCGCAACGCGGCCGTAGCGGCCAAATACGCCAACAAGTTCAAGCAGATCCCGCTGGTCACGATCGACGACACCTTTGGCGGCTGGAAGAAGGCCCAGGCCACCCACTTCGCCGACGGCGGCGTCTTCGACAAGATCTACCAGCCCAAGTAG